From Pseudomonadota bacterium, the proteins below share one genomic window:
- a CDS encoding TlpA family protein disulfide reductase yields MLALLIGPVVAVAAPAPSPTPKPTPKATARPATGTDAQGAPGTLPQITLRDRVGRKVALSKYLGKKPIVLYLYNVPAERTALDLQNLQAQMDNQGIQGIAIHGDRSRRERAQQQFLTVAIAYPVLLDNGTVAAHYGATSDPTLILVAPDGHEMKRWTGFGSLDKLSAELKEALQSLPTPPQPPH; encoded by the coding sequence TTGCTGGCGCTGCTGATCGGCCCCGTGGTGGCCGTTGCCGCGCCTGCCCCTTCGCCCACCCCGAAGCCCACGCCGAAGGCGACGGCCAGGCCCGCCACGGGAACCGACGCGCAGGGCGCTCCCGGGACCCTTCCGCAGATCACCCTGCGCGACCGCGTGGGCCGCAAGGTCGCGCTCTCGAAGTACCTGGGCAAGAAGCCCATCGTGCTCTACCTGTACAACGTGCCCGCTGAACGCACCGCCCTCGATCTGCAGAACCTCCAGGCCCAGATGGACAACCAGGGCATTCAGGGCATCGCCATCCACGGCGATCGGTCGCGGCGGGAACGTGCCCAGCAGCAGTTCCTCACCGTTGCCATCGCCTACCCCGTGCTGCTCGACAACGGAACGGTGGCCGCCCACTACGGGGCAACCAGCGATCCCACACTCATCCTCGTGGCGCCGGATGGCCACGAGATGAAGCGATGGACTGGATTTGGCAGCCTTGACAAGCTCTCCGCCGAGCTGAAGGAAGCGCTGCAGTCCCTCCCCACGCCACCCCAACCTCCCCACTGA